A genomic segment from Pseudomonas sp. M30-35 encodes:
- the speE gene encoding polyamine aminopropyltransferase — MSDYQETLYPGYGQRFAMDKLLHEVRTEHQHLVIFENARMGRVMALDGVIQTTEADEFIYHEMLTHVPILAHGLAKRVLIIGGGDGGMLREVCKHDSVEHITMVEIDGTVVDMCKEFLPNHSSGAYDDSRLNLVIDDGMRFVATTEEKFDVIISDSTDPIGPGEVLFSDNFYQACRRCLNDGGILVTQNGTPFMQLSEVQTTAGRMNGLFRDWHFYMAAVPTYIGGSMTFAWGSTDPAYRKVSLETLCARFTGSGIVTRYYNPAIHIAAFALPQYVLQAINKPSNDCIE; from the coding sequence ATGAGCGATTACCAAGAAACGCTTTACCCTGGCTACGGCCAGCGCTTTGCAATGGATAAACTATTGCATGAAGTTCGCACCGAGCATCAGCATTTGGTGATCTTTGAGAATGCGCGCATGGGCCGGGTGATGGCTCTTGATGGTGTGATCCAAACCACTGAAGCCGATGAGTTTATCTACCATGAAATGCTCACCCATGTGCCGATTCTCGCCCATGGTCTGGCCAAGCGTGTATTGATTATCGGGGGTGGTGACGGTGGCATGCTGCGCGAGGTGTGCAAGCACGATTCGGTTGAGCACATCACCATGGTCGAAATCGACGGCACCGTGGTCGATATGTGCAAAGAGTTTCTGCCCAACCACTCAAGTGGTGCCTATGACGATTCACGGCTGAATTTGGTCATCGATGATGGCATGCGCTTTGTTGCAACTACCGAAGAGAAGTTCGATGTGATCATCTCTGACTCAACCGACCCAATCGGTCCGGGCGAGGTGTTGTTCTCTGACAACTTCTACCAGGCCTGCCGGCGTTGTCTGAACGATGGCGGAATCCTGGTAACGCAAAATGGCACGCCGTTCATGCAACTTTCTGAAGTGCAAACCACGGCAGGGCGGATGAATGGCTTATTCCGCGACTGGCATTTTTATATGGCAGCGGTGCCGACCTATATTGGCGGCAGCATGACGTTCGCGTGGGGCAGTACTGATCCGGCTTATCGAAAAGTCTCGTTGGAAACTTTATGTGCTCGTTTCACCGGCAGTGGGATTGTGACCCGGTACTACAATCCGGCGATTCATATCGCTGCATTTGCGTTGCCGCAGTATGTTCTGCAAGCAATCAACAAGCCGAGCAATGACTGTATAGAGTAA
- a CDS encoding PLDc N-terminal domain-containing protein, whose product MLSNIAALIILALDIWAIINIVKSNAETGKKVLWVILVLLLPVIGLIIWALMGPRGNVKL is encoded by the coding sequence ATGCTATCTAACATTGCTGCATTGATAATTTTGGCGCTGGATATCTGGGCGATAATCAATATCGTCAAAAGCAATGCAGAGACTGGCAAGAAAGTATTATGGGTGATTCTGGTGCTGTTGTTGCCAGTGATTGGCTTGATTATCTGGGCACTTATGGGCCCACGGGGTAACGTCAAGCTATAA
- a CDS encoding YhdH/YhfP family quinone oxidoreductase, translating into MSTFNALVAREGADGKFEQVVIQRDISDLPAGDLLIRVKYSSVNFKDALSASGSKAVTRHFPHTPGIDAAGVVERSTVSGFKEGEEVIVTGYDLGMNTSGGLAEYIRIPAAWAIKCPQGLTLRESMVLGTAGLTAALCIDKLQSVGVRPESGPILVTGATGGVGTVAVSLLTKLGYSVTASTGKAWQSDFLKALGATEVVLRSDLQQGTERPLLKEQWGAAVDTVGGAILCNVIKSLRYGASVAACGLTAGVDMDGTVLPFILRGVNLLGIDSVELPLAVKTAVWNKLANEWKLDTLDSLVTEVSLEQVPEALAKLLEGQMVGRVVVALS; encoded by the coding sequence ATGAGTACATTCAATGCTTTGGTTGCGCGCGAGGGCGCCGACGGTAAATTTGAACAAGTGGTTATCCAGCGCGACATCAGCGATTTACCGGCCGGCGACCTGCTGATTCGGGTTAAGTACTCTTCGGTGAACTTTAAAGATGCATTGTCTGCGAGTGGCAGCAAGGCGGTGACCAGGCATTTCCCGCATACCCCAGGCATTGATGCGGCAGGTGTTGTCGAACGCTCAACTGTGAGTGGTTTCAAGGAGGGCGAAGAGGTAATCGTCACCGGTTACGACCTCGGTATGAATACCTCGGGAGGCTTGGCCGAATACATTCGCATACCTGCCGCATGGGCGATCAAATGCCCACAAGGCCTGACTCTGCGTGAGTCTATGGTTTTGGGTACTGCAGGTCTGACTGCTGCGCTGTGTATTGATAAGTTGCAGTCGGTGGGTGTGCGTCCAGAATCTGGGCCGATATTAGTCACAGGTGCAACCGGTGGTGTCGGTACGGTTGCGGTGTCACTGCTGACCAAGCTGGGTTATAGCGTGACAGCCTCTACTGGTAAAGCGTGGCAGAGTGACTTTCTGAAGGCACTTGGTGCGACCGAGGTGGTGTTACGCAGTGATTTACAGCAAGGCACTGAGCGGCCGCTGCTTAAAGAACAATGGGGGGCTGCTGTCGATACGGTTGGCGGCGCGATACTGTGTAACGTGATCAAATCTCTGCGCTATGGCGCAAGTGTCGCGGCCTGTGGTTTAACTGCGGGTGTAGACATGGACGGCACGGTATTGCCGTTTATTTTGCGCGGGGTCAACTTATTAGGTATTGATTCAGTTGAGTTGCCACTGGCAGTCAAAACTGCAGTTTGGAACAAGCTGGCAAACGAGTGGAAGCTCGATACCTTAGACAGCTTGGTGACTGAGGTCAGCCTTGAGCAAGTGCCTGAGGCGCTGGCAAAACTGCTCGAAGGTCAGATGGTTGGCCGGGTAGTCGTTGCTCTGAGTTAG
- a CDS encoding methylated-DNA--[protein]-cysteine S-methyltransferase, whose product MFYRYHDSAIGRLFLSGDDSGLQQLLMDVERHPWTIGTDWQLAGKQFDDVCLQLDEYFAGRRKSFDLRLAPQGTVFQQRVWKALQDIPYGSTSYYSRLAEQIGNPKAVRAVGTANGANPISVIIPCHRVIGRDGSLTGYAGGLQRKAQLLTLEGASFPEQALLSL is encoded by the coding sequence GTGTTTTATCGTTATCACGACAGTGCAATCGGCCGCTTATTTCTCAGTGGCGACGATAGCGGCTTGCAACAACTGTTAATGGACGTAGAACGTCACCCGTGGACTATCGGCACGGACTGGCAACTTGCGGGCAAACAGTTTGACGACGTCTGCCTGCAACTCGATGAGTACTTCGCCGGACGCCGTAAAAGCTTTGATCTGCGCCTGGCGCCACAAGGCACGGTGTTTCAGCAGCGAGTATGGAAAGCCCTGCAAGACATTCCTTATGGCAGTACCAGTTATTACAGCAGACTTGCCGAGCAGATTGGCAACCCTAAAGCCGTGCGCGCAGTCGGCACGGCTAATGGTGCAAATCCAATCTCGGTGATCATTCCCTGTCACCGAGTCATTGGCCGCGACGGTAGCCTTACCGGCTATGCTGGCGGCTTGCAACGCAAGGCGCAGTTACTGACGCTGGAAGGTGCCTCATTCCCTGAGCAGGCATTGTTATCCTTATAG
- a CDS encoding group II truncated hemoglobin produces the protein MTPANEYGNADASYQAAGGIDGIRKLVDDFYLLLDSEPLARDVRAMHSASLDMARDKLACFLSGWLGGPRLFSEKYGSISIPAFHAKWPIDQAHSEAWLHCMKLAIERQDYPAQFAQYLLRQLRIPAERVVQASTNRRAAQQ, from the coding sequence ATGACCCCAGCAAACGAATACGGCAACGCTGACGCTTCATACCAAGCGGCAGGAGGAATTGATGGCATACGTAAACTCGTCGACGACTTTTACCTGCTCCTCGACAGCGAACCACTAGCACGGGATGTGCGGGCCATGCATTCAGCTAGCTTGGATATGGCGCGTGACAAGCTGGCATGTTTTCTTAGCGGCTGGCTGGGCGGCCCCAGACTGTTCAGCGAAAAATACGGCTCAATCTCGATCCCGGCATTCCACGCTAAGTGGCCGATCGATCAAGCGCACAGCGAGGCCTGGCTACACTGCATGAAGCTGGCAATAGAACGGCAAGACTACCCTGCACAATTCGCGCAATACCTGTTGCGTCAACTACGGATTCCAGCTGAACGCGTGGTTCAAGCCAGCACCAACCGCCGCGCAGCACAACAATAG
- a CDS encoding tetratricopeptide repeat protein, with protein MISLLVVALGHTAVFAEEAPVPAMAQQAEGYAPEGACDSCHTQQVKDWKDSDHAWAMRKATADNVLGDFNNATFKEGEIQARFFKRDHKYFVNIEGEDGKLHDFEIAYIFGHDPLQQYLVEFDRGRLQSLTIAWDSRAKAAGGQRWFSLYPGQKFTPDDALHWTGRYQNWNAMCADCHSSNLQKNYDDKTDSFATTWHEQNVGCQSCHGPGQAHVDWAGKAKEQASTEQSYSTAADIGLPVDFKKLGSHGQVEQCARCHSRRQSLGVGPLPGEPLLNTMLPSTLRPDLYHADGQIDGEVYVYGSFTQSKMSAAGVTCTDCHNPHSNKVKIEGNGLCLQCHTETPPERFPSLRAKNYDSPEHHHHPVDSEGAQCVNCHMPTKTYMVVDPRRDHSFRIPRPDLNEITGSPDACTACHTDQKPKWAADAIKGWFGTPALPTQYGEAFQAVRQGHPDSISQLAGLITDLGKPEIVRATAADQLANMGAPAVSALEPALKDDSAWVRASAASGFVGLSPVERVKRLLPLMDDPHLAVRDEAVRALAGIPLIALPKDRREDFSAALQDYEKRLRSNADLPGNRLNLAVLMERQGRVLEALEQYRQALKLDPYFSPARVNLVTLANSNLRQGEAISALREGLALPDMPQGDRGNLAYMFALLLVEAKQQEEALKWMDIAAQALPENPRILYNQGLLNMQMKRPAQAVKALEASVALNPNDPDVLYALLFMNATSGNREKAAEYYQRMQQVAPNDPRFQQLQKQGGPR; from the coding sequence ATGATTAGTTTGCTGGTTGTTGCGTTGGGACATACAGCGGTATTCGCAGAAGAAGCTCCAGTACCTGCAATGGCTCAACAGGCCGAAGGCTATGCGCCAGAAGGTGCCTGTGACAGTTGCCACACTCAGCAAGTTAAGGACTGGAAAGACTCTGATCATGCATGGGCGATGCGCAAAGCTACTGCAGATAATGTGTTGGGTGACTTCAATAACGCGACATTCAAAGAGGGTGAAATTCAAGCGCGTTTTTTTAAACGCGATCACAAGTATTTCGTCAATATTGAAGGTGAAGACGGCAAGCTCCATGATTTCGAAATTGCCTACATCTTTGGCCATGATCCGCTGCAACAATATTTGGTTGAGTTTGATCGCGGCCGTTTGCAAAGCCTGACTATCGCTTGGGACTCTCGTGCCAAGGCCGCTGGCGGCCAGCGTTGGTTCTCTCTGTATCCGGGGCAGAAATTTACCCCGGATGATGCATTGCATTGGACTGGACGCTATCAGAACTGGAACGCGATGTGTGCAGATTGCCATTCGAGCAACCTGCAAAAAAACTACGACGACAAAACCGACTCATTTGCGACCACGTGGCATGAACAGAATGTGGGATGCCAAAGCTGTCATGGTCCGGGTCAAGCGCATGTCGATTGGGCTGGTAAGGCTAAAGAGCAAGCATCAACAGAGCAAAGCTACAGCACGGCTGCGGATATCGGGTTGCCAGTCGACTTCAAAAAGCTGGGGAGTCACGGTCAGGTAGAACAATGCGCGCGCTGCCATAGTCGTCGGCAGTCATTGGGCGTAGGCCCGCTTCCGGGTGAGCCACTGTTGAACACGATGCTGCCATCGACTTTGCGCCCTGATCTTTACCATGCGGACGGCCAGATTGACGGAGAGGTCTACGTCTATGGCTCATTCACGCAAAGTAAAATGTCTGCGGCCGGGGTGACCTGTACTGACTGCCACAACCCGCACAGTAACAAGGTCAAGATCGAAGGTAACGGTCTGTGCTTGCAGTGCCACACCGAAACCCCTCCTGAGCGCTTTCCAAGTCTGCGGGCGAAAAATTACGACAGTCCTGAGCATCATCATCACCCGGTGGATTCAGAAGGGGCTCAGTGCGTCAACTGCCATATGCCGACCAAGACGTACATGGTGGTTGACCCAAGGCGCGACCACAGCTTCCGCATCCCACGACCCGACCTAAATGAAATTACCGGCAGCCCAGATGCTTGCACGGCATGTCATACCGATCAAAAACCGAAATGGGCCGCTGATGCAATCAAGGGCTGGTTCGGTACACCCGCATTGCCGACTCAATACGGTGAGGCGTTTCAGGCTGTACGCCAAGGCCACCCAGACTCAATTAGCCAACTGGCTGGTTTGATCACTGACTTGGGTAAACCTGAAATTGTTCGTGCAACGGCTGCCGATCAACTGGCAAATATGGGGGCTCCAGCCGTCTCCGCGCTTGAACCGGCACTTAAGGATGACAGTGCCTGGGTTCGCGCAAGTGCTGCTTCGGGTTTTGTTGGGCTGAGCCCGGTCGAGCGAGTTAAACGCTTATTGCCGCTAATGGATGACCCGCATTTGGCGGTTAGAGATGAAGCCGTGCGCGCACTGGCGGGGATTCCGTTGATTGCTTTGCCGAAGGATCGTCGTGAAGACTTTAGCGCGGCCTTGCAAGACTATGAAAAACGCCTGCGCTCGAATGCCGATTTGCCTGGCAATCGACTCAATCTTGCAGTGCTGATGGAGCGGCAAGGGCGCGTGCTTGAAGCACTTGAGCAGTATCGTCAAGCCTTGAAGCTCGATCCATACTTCTCGCCAGCCCGGGTCAATTTGGTAACGCTGGCTAATAGCAATCTGCGTCAGGGCGAGGCTATCAGCGCCTTGCGTGAAGGCCTGGCGTTGCCAGATATGCCGCAAGGCGATCGCGGTAATTTGGCCTACATGTTTGCGTTGTTGCTGGTTGAGGCCAAGCAGCAAGAGGAAGCACTGAAGTGGATGGATATTGCTGCGCAGGCGCTGCCTGAGAATCCACGCATTCTCTATAACCAAGGATTGCTCAACATGCAGATGAAGCGCCCGGCGCAAGCGGTAAAAGCGCTGGAAGCGAGCGTTGCACTAAACCCCAATGATCCGGATGTGCTGTATGCATTGTTGTTTATGAATGCAACATCGGGCAATCGTGAAAAAGCCGCTGAATACTATCAGCGCATGCAGCAAGTCGCGCCCAACGATCCACGTTTTCAGCAATTACAGAAGCAGGGCGGACCGCGCTAA
- a CDS encoding AraC family transcriptional regulator, producing the protein MTDFARASTLSGYHAFALSKGLNPTELLAQAKLPSDILNSQETMISYRKFVNLLNISSLKSNDPLFGLHYGLHQGISVFGPLIYLIRNARNVGEALRDLGNYFHLHMGAAEVRIEVQGRHVLLCYQTEEQNLPGLPQAAELAISVGAQLMRTLLGNRWQPQGVLLQHAPLASPNSYRRAWDVTPQFNSPYHAWLFDAKLLEIPLSSADEELHKLLQKHLDNLDELQLGELPGYVQQLLRNFLPNGRVTIEQIADYMMLSTRTLQRYLAEEGTSFQNLLDQTRESLATRYLRDSSTSLTQLAELLGYSELSAFSRAFQRWTGISPRQWKKQNTDPSLNKRLRVRPQRQ; encoded by the coding sequence ATGACCGACTTTGCACGCGCCTCTACGCTGTCCGGTTATCATGCATTTGCCCTCAGCAAGGGGCTCAATCCGACCGAACTTCTTGCTCAAGCCAAGCTGCCTAGCGATATCCTAAATAGTCAGGAGACGATGATTTCATATCGCAAGTTTGTCAACTTGCTGAACATTAGCTCGCTAAAAAGCAACGACCCTCTATTTGGATTGCACTATGGGCTGCACCAAGGCATAAGTGTCTTTGGGCCGCTGATTTATTTAATCCGTAATGCTCGCAATGTCGGCGAGGCGCTGCGCGACCTCGGTAACTATTTCCACCTGCATATGGGCGCCGCAGAAGTACGTATCGAAGTTCAAGGTCGCCATGTACTGTTGTGTTATCAAACGGAAGAGCAAAATCTGCCGGGCTTACCTCAGGCGGCTGAACTGGCAATTTCAGTCGGTGCACAACTTATGCGTACCCTGCTCGGCAATCGTTGGCAGCCGCAAGGCGTTCTGCTACAGCATGCGCCACTCGCCAGCCCGAACAGCTACCGACGCGCCTGGGATGTGACACCTCAGTTCAACAGCCCGTATCACGCGTGGTTGTTTGATGCCAAATTACTGGAAATCCCTTTAAGTTCTGCCGATGAAGAACTGCACAAGCTGCTGCAGAAGCACCTGGATAACCTCGATGAACTGCAACTCGGTGAACTGCCCGGCTACGTACAGCAACTTCTGCGTAATTTCTTGCCCAATGGTCGCGTCACCATTGAACAGATTGCTGACTACATGATGCTGAGCACCCGGACCTTGCAACGCTATTTAGCTGAGGAAGGCACCTCATTTCAGAACCTGCTCGACCAGACCCGAGAGTCTTTGGCAACGCGCTACTTACGCGACTCATCGACCAGCCTAACTCAGCTTGCCGAACTCCTTGGCTACTCTGAACTCAGTGCTTTTTCACGCGCATTTCAGCGCTGGACGGGTATAAGTCCCCGTCAATGGAAGAAACAAAACACTGACCCATCATTAAATAAACGCCTGCGAGTGAGACCTCAACGCCAGTAG
- a CDS encoding histidine phosphatase family protein translates to MGKIYLIRHGQASFGSDDYDVLSPIGIRQAEIVGAHLAAQGIRLDRCISGNLRRQQHTATSAMAELSKLGYAAPQLQIDSAFNEFDAEAVIRTLLPDITAEEPQALEILRNAKQQRNEFQRLFALLIGRWISGEHDKPGLQSWLSFVAQVEQGLNRLLETAHDKESIAVFTSGGTITALLQLITGIRPDKAFELNWQIVNSSLSCLRFRGKQVSLASFNSNVHLALEKTPELITYR, encoded by the coding sequence GTGGGCAAAATTTACCTGATTCGACATGGCCAAGCCTCCTTCGGCAGTGATGATTATGATGTGCTGTCGCCGATAGGGATCCGTCAGGCTGAAATAGTGGGCGCGCATTTAGCCGCCCAAGGCATTCGTCTTGATCGCTGCATCAGCGGTAATTTACGCCGCCAGCAGCATACAGCCACCTCAGCCATGGCTGAGTTGAGCAAATTGGGTTATGCAGCACCGCAATTACAAATTGATTCAGCGTTTAATGAGTTTGATGCCGAAGCGGTTATTCGCACCCTGCTCCCGGACATAACGGCTGAGGAACCGCAAGCGCTTGAAATATTACGCAACGCCAAACAGCAGCGTAACGAGTTTCAACGTCTGTTTGCCCTTCTGATCGGCCGCTGGATCAGTGGTGAGCATGACAAACCGGGACTTCAAAGCTGGCTCAGTTTTGTTGCCCAAGTTGAGCAAGGCCTCAACCGCTTGCTGGAAACGGCGCATGATAAAGAAAGCATTGCCGTGTTTACCTCAGGCGGCACAATCACCGCCTTGCTTCAACTGATCACCGGTATACGCCCGGATAAAGCTTTTGAGCTTAACTGGCAAATCGTTAACAGCTCACTGAGTTGCCTGAGGTTTCGCGGCAAACAGGTGAGCCTGGCTTCCTTCAACAGCAATGTGCATTTAGCGCTGGAGAAGACCCCAGAACTCATCACTTATCGGTGA
- a CDS encoding DNA-3-methyladenine glycosylase, with translation MKTSSESPVLLPYSAPWHWQQFHAHFALRKLLGVEHLSDDRYTRSFRLGEHAGWFSIEPLAEQDALKLSVSESALGAIDQLIPRVRRMFDLDADPLAIAQHFSADPHVAELVKRNPGLRLPTAFDPFEQAVRAIVGQQVTVKAAVTVTGRLVSRLGEPLTGANPEGIERLFPLPQAIAEANLDGIGMPGKRVQTLQYFAGQIASGELQLSMQQGYLALVEKLCALPGIGPWTAEYIALRAFGEPDAFPASDLGLLKAPVWGEQGISAKQLHAHAEAWRPWRAYAAAHLWQNYSEV, from the coding sequence ATGAAGACCTCCAGCGAATCACCCGTTTTACTGCCTTACAGCGCGCCGTGGCACTGGCAACAATTTCATGCACATTTTGCTTTACGCAAGCTACTCGGCGTCGAGCATCTGAGCGATGACCGCTACACACGCAGTTTCCGGTTGGGCGAACACGCGGGTTGGTTCAGTATTGAGCCCCTAGCTGAGCAAGATGCGCTCAAACTCAGCGTCAGTGAGTCAGCACTCGGTGCGATTGATCAACTGATTCCGCGAGTTCGGCGCATGTTTGATCTTGACGCCGATCCGCTGGCGATTGCTCAACACTTCAGTGCTGATCCGCATGTCGCTGAGTTAGTCAAACGCAACCCCGGCCTGCGCTTGCCCACTGCATTTGACCCATTTGAACAGGCGGTGCGCGCAATTGTTGGCCAGCAGGTCACAGTAAAGGCTGCTGTCACCGTCACCGGTCGCTTGGTCAGCCGCTTGGGTGAGCCGTTAACCGGTGCCAATCCAGAAGGTATTGAGCGGCTGTTCCCATTGCCACAAGCTATCGCCGAGGCGAATCTTGATGGTATCGGCATGCCCGGCAAACGTGTGCAAACGCTGCAATATTTTGCCGGACAGATTGCCAGTGGTGAGTTGCAGCTGAGCATGCAACAGGGTTATCTGGCGCTGGTGGAGAAACTTTGCGCCCTCCCCGGCATTGGCCCCTGGACTGCCGAATACATTGCTTTGCGCGCATTTGGCGAACCGGATGCTTTTCCAGCAAGCGACCTGGGCCTACTTAAAGCACCTGTCTGGGGTGAACAAGGTATCAGTGCTAAACAACTGCATGCTCACGCAGAAGCATGGCGTCCATGGCGAGCCTATGCGGCAGCACATTTGTGGCAAAACTATTCCGAGGTATGA
- a CDS encoding DUF2860 family protein: MHRLTLTALGMTVACSAQAFDRIPEKDGFSGYAYLGASTNRMESNTVATLAGTDVGDSHIDSLNSSPDSESFSKIVPAFGLSYKLKGSRTVIFGGTELEDFLTQDGTLALGVRQGIGHFGNISVSALASTPVEVWEDPYLVNGKRKETDRSSSGARMAWEHIFESNFDVTYTHRKIEIDDENSGDALGLTAAQRSLLDREGDESKLDVRYVWGIGSDHIVIPTLSYINRDLDGDAMAMDGYQMELNYAYTGFDRWELVTNLLAGRLESDDSNPIYDKKADIDRLGISFAATYKEPFGLKNWRARAVANYGQEDSNIDFYDTRIKSLSLGMLYNF; this comes from the coding sequence ATGCATAGACTTACCCTTACAGCCCTCGGTATGACGGTAGCGTGCTCTGCACAAGCGTTCGACCGAATACCCGAGAAAGATGGCTTCAGTGGCTATGCATACCTTGGCGCCAGCACCAATCGCATGGAAAGCAACACGGTTGCCACCTTGGCCGGCACTGATGTTGGTGACAGTCACATCGACTCTTTGAACAGTTCTCCAGACAGCGAAAGCTTTAGCAAGATTGTGCCTGCTTTCGGCCTGTCCTATAAGTTGAAAGGCAGCCGCACCGTTATCTTCGGCGGTACCGAACTAGAAGACTTCCTGACCCAAGATGGCACCCTTGCGCTGGGTGTGCGCCAGGGCATTGGTCACTTCGGCAATATCAGCGTCAGCGCACTTGCCTCGACGCCAGTGGAAGTTTGGGAAGACCCATACCTAGTCAACGGCAAGCGCAAAGAAACCGACCGTTCAAGTTCCGGTGCGCGCATGGCTTGGGAACACATCTTTGAGTCCAACTTTGATGTCACCTATACCCATCGTAAGATCGAAATCGACGATGAGAATAGCGGTGATGCATTGGGCCTGACTGCTGCCCAGCGCAGCTTGCTTGATCGTGAAGGTGACGAATCAAAACTCGACGTGCGTTATGTATGGGGCATTGGCAGTGATCACATTGTGATCCCGACCCTTAGCTACATAAACCGTGATCTCGATGGCGATGCGATGGCTATGGACGGCTATCAAATGGAGCTCAACTACGCTTACACCGGTTTTGATCGCTGGGAATTGGTAACCAATTTGCTGGCGGGCCGTCTAGAAAGCGATGATAGCAATCCAATCTATGACAAAAAAGCTGACATTGATCGCCTAGGTATTTCCTTTGCCGCGACCTATAAAGAGCCGTTCGGCCTGAAGAACTGGCGTGCTCGAGCCGTAGCCAACTATGGCCAGGAAGACAGCAATATCGACTTCTACGACACCCGCATCAAAAGCCTTAGCTTAGGCATGCTCTACAACTTCTAG
- the sohB gene encoding protease SohB, whose product MDFLADYAGFLAKTVTLVVAVLVVLIAIGVARSKGRRAPGQLQVKKLNDFYKQLRHGLEESVLNKEQLKQLHKAEAKAAKQEKKSPSTKPRVFVLDFDGDIKASATDNLRHEITALLSIATAQDEVVVRLESGGGMVHSYGLASSQLVRIRDAGVPLTICIDKVAASGGYMMACIGEKIISAPFAILGSIGVVAQLPNVHRLLKKHEIDFEVLTAGEYKRTLTVFGENTDKGREKFQEDLESTHELFKGFVSRYRPQLDIDAIATGEVWLGMAAQEKLLVDELKTSDEYLANRAKQAELFHLHFAQKKTLQERIGIGASVALDRFVLNWLSRLTQQRFW is encoded by the coding sequence GTGGATTTTCTTGCTGATTACGCAGGTTTTTTGGCCAAAACCGTTACTTTGGTTGTTGCAGTTCTAGTTGTGCTCATCGCTATTGGTGTCGCGCGTAGCAAGGGGCGGCGTGCGCCTGGACAGTTGCAGGTTAAAAAGCTCAACGACTTTTACAAGCAGTTGCGCCATGGCCTCGAAGAGTCCGTGCTGAATAAGGAGCAGCTCAAGCAATTACACAAGGCTGAGGCCAAAGCGGCCAAGCAGGAAAAGAAATCCCCTTCGACCAAGCCTCGTGTCTTTGTGTTGGATTTCGACGGTGATATCAAAGCCTCGGCTACCGATAATCTACGTCATGAAATCACTGCTTTGCTAAGCATTGCGACCGCTCAGGATGAAGTTGTTGTGCGTCTGGAAAGTGGTGGTGGCATGGTTCATAGCTACGGTTTGGCTTCGTCACAGTTGGTGCGCATTCGTGATGCGGGTGTGCCCTTGACCATTTGCATCGACAAGGTCGCAGCCAGTGGTGGTTATATGATGGCGTGCATCGGCGAGAAGATCATTTCTGCGCCATTCGCGATTCTTGGCTCAATTGGTGTGGTTGCGCAGTTGCCCAATGTGCACCGTTTGCTGAAAAAGCATGAAATTGATTTTGAAGTTCTCACTGCTGGCGAATACAAGCGCACCTTGACGGTGTTTGGTGAAAATACCGACAAAGGCAGGGAGAAGTTTCAGGAGGATCTGGAATCTACACACGAGTTGTTCAAGGGCTTCGTTTCGCGTTATCGCCCGCAACTTGATATTGATGCGATTGCCACCGGCGAAGTCTGGTTAGGCATGGCTGCGCAGGAAAAACTACTGGTTGATGAGTTGAAAACCAGTGATGAATACCTCGCCAACCGAGCTAAACAAGCTGAATTGTTTCATCTGCATTTCGCCCAGAAAAAAACGCTGCAAGAGCGCATTGGAATTGGCGCAAGTGTTGCGCTCGACCGCTTTGTGCTGAACTGGCTAAGCCGCCTGACTCAGCAACGCTTCTGGTAG